From the Flavobacterium gyeonganense genome, the window TTTCCATCAATTAATACAACTGTTGTGTTTCCAAACAAATTTTCTACGTACTCTATAGCGCCTCTAGAAAAATAAGAAGTAGTTATGAAAACTCCTTTATTAGATTGAGCTACAGCTAATGCACCTACAAATTTCTGAATTTCTTCGCGTCCAATCGCAATATCGAGACGATATCTTTTAGCTTGAATATTGATTCTCCCAAATCCTAAAATATCTTCTTTTATAATTCCATCAATCCCACCATCGTTAGATCTTTGTGTTACTAAACCTGAGTTCTTTATTTCTCCTCCATATCCCATTTTTTGTAACAATAACACAACTAATTTTTCAAAAGCAGTTGGAGTTTTGCTTAAAATAGTAGTTAATATCTCATCATAAATGGAGTTTCTGATATTATTAAATGAAGTGTATAGTTTTTCCTGAGGAGTCAGTCTATCATCTGTTTCAATTATTTTTATTTCAGGATTTTTGTTTGTTCTCTTATTTTTATCACGTTTTGCTACTTCTACATCCACATAAGTATTGATTTTACCCGGAATTTTTAATAATTCAATACCCTTTGAATTGATTTTGTAATTTCCTCTCGCTGGTTTGTCCAAAAGTCCAGCCATATTCAAATAGCTCAAAGCCCAAGAAATTCTATCATAGAATATATGCCCATTTCCTGATGGATACATTTCATTAATTTCTTCTTCTGTTAAGGCAAATTCCTTAGAAAGTGGCTCAATGAAGTCTTTTAATTTCATTGTTCTTCCATCTAATAATAAATTTAATGAAGGAATTCTTAGTTCATCATGTTTTGGTATTGCCATGTTTTTTCTTTAAGTATAATACAAATGAATTGAGTGTTGCTTACATCCCCTTCAACTGCTCCAAATAATCCCTCTGATTCGAAAGCCTCGGAATCTTATGCTGTCCGCCCAGTTTATCACGTTCCTTCAACCAGTCATAAAAAAGGTTCTCACGGGCAACATTAATTACCAAAGGATTTAATGTCATATTATTGTAGCGTTTTGCTTCGTAGTCAGAGTTTAAAGTTTGTAATGTTTCGTCCAGCACTTTTTGGAAGAGACCAACATCAGCGGGTTTTTGTTTGAATTCGATCATCCATTCGTGAGCGCCTTTTTCTTTGTCCTGCATGAAAATTGGGGCAACGGTATAATCAATAACCTCGGTTTTGGTGATTTCGCAGGCTTTGGCAATCGCCTGATCGGTATTTTCAACCATTAATTCTTCACCAAAAACATTAATATGATGTTTGGTTCTTCCGGTAACCCTTATTCTGTATGGATTTAACGAGGTAAACCGAACGGTATCACCAATCAAATAACGCCATAATCCGGAATTGGTCGTAATAACGATAGCGTAGTTTTTATTCAGCTCCACATCAGCCAAACGGATTACTTTCTGGTTTGTGGTTCCGTAAGTGTCCATCGGAATAAATTCGTAGAAAATGCCGTAATCCAGCATTAGCAATAAATCACTGGAATTGTTCAAATCCTGAATGGCAAAAAAACCTTCGGAGGCGTTGTATATTTCGTAGTATTTAAAATCCTTGCTCGGCAGGATTTTTTTGTATTGTTCTTTGTATGGAGAAAAACTCACCCCACCGTGAAAATACACTTCAAGATTCGGCCAGAGTTCCAACAAGTTTCCTTTTCCGGTGTTTTCTAAAACCCTGTTCATCAGAACCAGCATCCACGACGGAACTCCGGCAAAACTGGTTACATTTTCATTTTTGGTTTCATTGATGATAGCTGTAATTTTACTTTCCCATTCGGTCATCAGCGAAGTCTTACTACTAGGCGTACTGCTGAATTCGGCCCAAATAGGCATATTTTCAATCAGTATCGCTGATAAATCACCAAAAAAAGTATTGTTGTTTTCGTAAATCTGGGAACTTCCTCCTAAACGAAGACTCTTTCCTACAAACAGCTGTGAATCTTCGTTGTTATTCAGATACATACAAAGTAGATCCTTACTTCCTTTGTAGTGACAGTCTTCAAGGGCTTCACTGCTTACCGGAATAAATTTACTTTTAGCGTTGGTAGTTCCGCTCGATTTGGCAAACCATTTTATAGGACTTTCCCAAAAAACACCCTGTTCGCCCTGGCGTGTACGTTCAATCAGAGGCTGTAATTCTTCGTAACCAGAAACCGGAACTCTTTCAGCAAAAGTTTTATAAGAGCTGATTGAAGCAAAATCATATTGTTTTCCAATAATCGTATTTTCTGAAGCGGTCAATAAATTATGCAGCAGCTCTTCCTGAACTTCATTTGGATATTTTAAAAAAAGTTCAATTTGATGTATTCTTTGTTTGAGAACCCAGGATGCAAAAGAATTTATTATGGATAGAGGCATGAAGAATGTATTTAGATTTTAGATTTTAAGTTACTAATATTTACTATAAATGCAAATACCGGAAATTTAAAATTTGAATATCGGCAGACAAAAATGTAACTTTGTTGCTATTCAAAAATAGTGTTTTTTTGCAAAAAACAATTTATTTAGAATAAAGATTCGACACAAAAACAATGAAATTTAACTGTTAAATTATTTATTCTGAAAAGTAATTTATCTCTAAAATCAGCAATAAAAATCTTATGACCTACGAAGGAGTACTTACAAAAATGCAAACCGAATTCGGTGCCCCAATTCAATATTATCTGGTTTTTGAAGATAGTTTTTTAAACATGAATCAGTTATTGGATAAGGAAATCGAAATCAATTTTGCAGGTTACCAGTGTTTGAATTGCTGTAAAAAGAAAAAAATATTCCGTCAGGGATTTTGTTATGATTGTTTTTATTCAAGTCCAGCTGTTGGTGACTGGATTATGAGACCAGAACTCAGCACGGCACATTTAGGAATCGCAGATCGTGATTTAGAATATGAACAAAAAGTTCAATTGCAGCCTCATGTGGTTTATCTGGCTGTAGCAAGCGAAATAAAAGTGGGTGTTACCCGTAAAACACAAGTACCAACCAGATGGATAGATCAGGGAGCAAGTCAGGCAATTGCTGTAGTTGAGGTTCCGAATCGATATCTGGCAGGAATTACTGAAGTAGCCTTAAAAAATCATTATACTGATAAAACAAATTGGAGAAAAATGCTCCAAAATCCAACAGAGACTTTCGACTTAATTGCTGAGAAAGTTAAACTCGAAAATCTGATTCCGGATGAAGCTAAGGAATACTTTTACAGCCAAAAAGAAGATGTGTACGATTTGCATTATCCGGTTTTACATTATCCGGCAAAAGTTGCAAGTTTAAATCTGGACAAAACGCCTTCATTTCAGGGGAAATTAGTTGGCATAAAAGGACAATACTTAATTTTTGAAAATGGTACTGTTTTTAATATCCGCGGTTCCGAAGGTTATATTGTTGCAATAAACGTCTAGCATACTACCTCATTCGTCTATTCTTATTAACGGCTTGTATAATAATTAATTAAAACAATTAATTAGAGTTGTATTTTTGACTTTAAGGAATGGGTCATGTGAATTTTGATAAATTTTGTTACAATTTTATAATAATTTGATATTGATCGATTTATATTTTTAAAAGCTTTAGTGAATTAATTTTGTAAAAGATTACAATGAAGCTTTTTTAAAATAATGCAAATCAAAATAAATTAATTATAAAATGGGAATTTTAGGTGAAATAAATGTTTTGAGACGTGCATTAATGCGAACTCTGACAAAGAATATTGGAAAATCAAATGTAGAACAGAGCATCACTCTGGTCAACAAAAACGAAATTAAAAGAATTTTAATTTGCAGACCAAATGCAAGATTAGGTAATCTTTTACTGATTACCCCTTTTGTTCAGGAATTAGAGGAAATGTTTCCAAATTGTAAAATTGATTTGTTTGTAAAAGGTTTTTTGGCTCCGATTATTTTTGAGAATTATAATTGTGTAGACAGGATAATAAAATTGCCTAAAAAACCTTTCAGTAATCTTTTTCAATATTTTAAAGTCTGGGTTTCTTTAAAAAAGTATAAATATGATATTGCTATAAATGTAGATCAGGGTTCTTCTTCTGGGCGTCTTGGAGTCAAATTCTCTAATTCTAAATTTAAGTTTTTTGGTGATTTGCCTTTTTCGGCTAATTTATATCATGGTGATTATGCTCACATTGCTAAATATCCTATTTATCATTTACGGGATTATTTAACCAAATTAGGATTTGAGAAAAGAGAAAATCCTATTGTACCTTTAGATCTTAAATTAACGCCAGTTGAAATTGCTGAAGGAAAGAAAAAATTGAATACTGTGGTGAAGAATTATAAAAAAACGATCTGTATATTTACTTACGCCACAGGATCAAAATGCTTATCGGAAGACTGGTGGGGAAATTTTTATGCGAGTTTAAATGCTGAGTATGAAAATTATAATATTATCGAAATTCTCCCAATAGAAAACGTTTCTCAGATTGGTTTTAAAGCGCCAACATTTTATAGCAAGGATATTCGCGAAATTGGATCTGTAATTGCAAATGCTGATTTGTTCATAGGGGCTGATAGCGGAATCATGCATCTTTCGAGTGCTGTCCATACTCCGACCGTAGGATTGTTTTCAGTTTCAAACTTAAAGAAATATGAACCTTACGACAATAATAGTGTTGGGATAGATGTAAATAGCTTTTTTGAAAAAGAATATTTTAAAATTTTCAGCACTATTTTAGACAATGGAAAATCAGGAATCTATTCTAAAGCAATTTAAAAGATAAAAAAGGTCAATCTAATCCGATTGACCTTTCTTAGTTGATTATTTTTTCTTTTTAAACAAACCATTCAATAAATCGCTGGCTTTAGCTTTAACTTCTTCATTCGTCTTTGCCTTATTTTCAGCATCGGTTTTTGTAGTGTCTTTTGACTTACTGTTCTTATTGAGTAAATCGTTAAGTGCAGCAGCACCTTTTTGTGTTAATTTTTCTTTTTGTTGGCTTACCACCTGACTGGTAAGATTATTAACCGCTGTTTTAGTATCAATAGCCACTTTTGGATTTGAAAAATTACCCGTTATCAAACCTGAAATTGGAATATTTTCCAGTTTTGCGGCATCAGCAGGCGATAATTTAGAAAGAAAAGCATTTGCCTCCTTGCCTAAATATTTGGCAGGGACATCTAATTTTAAATTATAATTCATGGTTTGATCAAAACCGTGAGTTCCGTCAACAGTAACTTTAATATCCTGATATTTAATGTCAAATGGTTTTACTTTTACTTTACCGTCTTCAAAAGATAAAGCCATTTTCAGGTCATTCAAATTCAGCTTGTTGATATCAATAAAATTTACTTTCGAACTCAAAGAATTCAATAAAGTCGAATTTTTAGCATTTACAGTTGTTGAAAGCAATTGCCCTAATAAATCACCAGAAATGGAAGCTAAGTTTGGAGTCAGTTCCTTCGCATCTAGATTTCCGTTTAATTTAATTGTCGAATTCAGTTTACCATTAATAATTCCTGCAATTGGCGCAATTTTTTTCATCATATCCAGTTGCGTAAAAGTCTGGGCAATATCAACCTGATTGAAACCTAAATTCATATCAAAAGTAGGAACTTTTGTTTTCGTGGAAACCGTTCCGGTCAAACCGATAGATCCACCAAAAATAGAAGTTTTGAAGTTTTCTAAAGTCGCTTTTTCGTCCTTGATGATTAATTTTCCTGAAACCGCAGTCAGTTTTAAATTATCATATAAAACAGTATTTGCTTTTGCGTTTAAAGTACAATTTAAAAACGCAGGAATTTTCATTGCGTCTGCAGGTTTTGCAGCCGTTTTTGTTTCAGTTTTTGCTTCACCACCTGCAGTTGTAGCTTTTGTAGGTTCGCCTGAGGTCATGAAATCATCAACAGCTAATTGGTTTGAACTCATATTAAAGTTTCCTTTCAGCTCCTGTTTTTTAAACATAAAACCATAGAAATTCTCCAAAATTCCATTAATAGCAATATCACTTCTTCCGGTAGTGGCATTAAACTGTTTTAAGTTGATTTTGCTTGGATTGAATTCAACCATTGCAGTACTTATATTCATAGATTTGTTATTCTCATCTGTATATTTAAATCCGGATAAACTCATTGTTCCGGCATTTTTGATGTTTTGATACTGGCTTTTTTCTACAGAAGCCATATCAAAGTTCGTCGTTACATCCGCTTTTAAGATACCTGCCAATGGTTTGTCCAGTTTAATTGGATATGCTTTTGAAAGATTGGCCAGATTGATGGTTCCTTTTAAAGCCGCATCAACAATAGGATTTACGGTTACGTTTTTAACATTCGCTTTTGCACTGAAAACATCCTGGTCAATTCTAAACGAAAGTTTGTCCAGATTTACATAAGTGTCATTTAGGATACCGGTTTCATTGATGATTTTGGTATCAATTACGATATTCTGAACTGATTTTGGTAAGTTAGGATATTGGAATGAAGCATTGTTCGATGCAATCGCAATATTGAATTTTGGAACCGTTGTGTCTGTCAGTTCTCCTTTAGCAAAACCAACAACGGTAAAATCCCCGGTTGTTTTTACGCCATCAAGACTTGCAGCATAAGCCGAAGGAATTAGTCCTAAGAAATTGGTAAACGATGAAGTTGGGGTTTTGAATTTTAAATCATAAATCTGCGCTTTTTCAGCCATTTGAATAAAACCTTCAAACTCTAAAGGCAGCTGATTGATTAAAGCTTTGTTTTCTTTAAAAGTGTATTTGCTTTGCTCTAAATCAATCCCTAAAACAGCATCCAGAGTCAGTTTTACATTTTTAAGATAATTCATTTTATCCATGTCCAAAGAAACGTTGGCTGTAGATTTTGTAGTCAGATCAAGTTTTGAATTGGTAAAATCTCCTGTCCCTTCGTGATTCAGGCTGTCGATTACCATTTTTATTTTTGAGCCCTGATCAATATATCTGAAAGTGAAATTTTCAATTTTATAATTCTGGATTTTTAAAGAAAGAGGATCGCTTTTGCCATCTGATTTGGTTTCTTTTTCGTCTTTCAAAGCAATATCAAAATTTCCAACTCCGTCTTTGTTAAAAATAATATTAATTAAACCATTTTGAGAACTGATTCCCTCAATATTTAACGGTTCTTCTTTTACTTTAAAAAGTTCTTTAATGCTCATTTTTAAATCCAGTTCCCCTAGTGAAACCAAAGTATCTCCTTCAAAAGGGGCTTTGTTGATGATTAACAGCTTTTCAATCGAAACGTTGGCGTTTGGAAAGTTTTTAAACAAACTTAAATCTGCGTCAGCAAAACTTACTTTTGCATCGACGCTTTTGTTGATGGCTTCGGCAATTTTAGCTTTAATCTGATCTTTGAAAAGATACGGAACCGCAAATAGTGCAGCAACCAGAACTACAAGTACAATTCCTGTGATTTTTAAAATTTTCTTTAACATAACTATTTAATATTTGGGGTTTGAATAGACAAAAATGATAAATGATTATAGCAAAAATAGCTTTTTATACCGGAGCTTTTTTGTAATTTTTTGATAAATTCAATAAAAAAATCCGTTTGAGTTTATTATTTCAAACGGATTTAATTTAATTTTTATTGTCATTTCTGAATAAATGAAACTATTTTGGAAGTCAGAGTTTCAGAAATTGGGAGAGTTTCATTATTATAACTCTCAAAATTGGCCTGCTGGTCGCCTTCAATAACTTTCAGGATATGATTCATTTTGTCAATGATTAGCAATTCAGAATTTGGATTGGCTTTGGATAAATTTTCAGCATCCTGTACGGTTACCTGCAGATCTTTGTTTCCCTGCAGAATTAAAACCGGAATCGAAAGTTTCTTTATTTCTGTCTGCGGATTGTATTTGAACCACGAAATTAAGTAAGGCTGAATAGTAGGTCTGAAAAGTGAATTAAGCATTGGGTCAACATTTTTTACTGTTTTGCCGTTCTTCAGGCTGTCGATAATAGGAAAGGTCATATCTTCAATCTGCTTCATTCCTTTGGAAGAAATTTGTGTCTTTAAAATTTTATCGGCTGCATCACCTGCTCCGGCAATTGAAATAAATTTGTCTACTTTTGCTCCGGCAATCATTCCAATTAATGATCCTTCACTATGACCAATTACAATTACTTTAGAAAAACGTTTGTCTTGTTTTAGTAAATTAATCCAGCTTTTTGCATCTTCAGTATAATTTTCAAAAACCAGACCTGCTTCTGAAGGAGCAGCAGCTTTGCTTTCGGCAATTCCTCTTTTATCATAACGTAATGATGCAATTCCGTTTTTTGCTAAAACTTCGGCTAGCATTTTTAACGAATTGTTTTTCATCATCGGATTATTTCCGTTTCTGTCTGTTGGTCCTGAACCGGCTATTATTAATGCAACCGGGTATTTTTTGGATAGATCCGGAACAGTCAGGGTGCCGTATAACTGATCGATATTTATTTTTAAGACAATCGGAGATTCTTTAAATGTGATTTCTTTTTTATCCTGTGCACTAACAAAACTTAGAATAAAAACAGTAAGAAGAAGAATTATTTTATTCATTTGCTTAAATTATTTGATGTTAATGCTATACGGCATTATGGCCTGGGCGCCTTTTAATTTTTGAAGTCTTTTGATGTGCTCAATAAGTAAATAATTCTCTTCGCCAATTTCTTCTTTTATGAAAGTTTCTTTAGACTGAGCAAATGGAAGACCTGACAGAAGATCATTTAAATTCTTCTCATATTCAGGATAATTTTGTGTGCTATAGGTTTTTATTTTGGCAATTTTGGCTGCTTCGGTAATAGCATCATTGAGACCGCCAATTTTATCCACTAAACCAATTTTTAAAGCTTCAGAACCTGACCACACCCTTCCCTGTGCAATTGCATCTACTTGTGCAAAAGTCATTTTTCGGCCTTCAGCAACGTGCGTTACGAAAGTTTTGTAAATGTTCTCAACACTTTCTAATGTAAAGGCTTTGAAGTTTTCTTCCACAGGTACAAACGGGCTGTAATTAGCCGAATTTTCATGTGTTTTTACCTGCTCGGTATTGATTCCTAATTTGTTTGCCAACGGACTGAAATTCGGTAAAACTCCAAAAACGCCAATTGAACCTGTGATTGTATTTTTTTCAGCAAAAATTTTATTCGCATTACAGGCAATGTAATAACCACCCGATGCAGCATAATTACCCATAGAAACCACTACAGGTTTTACTTTCTTTGTAATCTCAATTTCTCTCCAAATCAAATCAGATGTCAGTGCACTTCCGCCTGGACTGTCAATTCTTAAAACAATGGCTTTTACATCTTCATTTTCTCTCGCTTCCTTTAATGAACGGCGCATCGACCCTTCACCAATTTGATTGACATCACCTTCACCGCTTCCAATTTCGCCCTGAGCGTAGATAATTGCAATCTCATCGGTTGCAGTATTGGTCAAAGCTGTAGAGATGTAATTTTGTGTATAATCTGAAATGGATATTTTGTTATACTCCTCATCGCCGGTTACTTTTAAAGCTTTTTTAATGGCATTGTGATACACATCTTCATAAGCTACAATATCAACCAGATGCTGAGTTTTTGCCATTTCTGGAGTCCGTGCTAATAATCCGTTTGCGATTTCGTTTAATTTAGAAACAGGAATACTGCGGCTTTTTGAAATATCAGTTACAACAGTTGACCAAATCGAGTTTAAAAGAGCGGTAATCTGCTCTCTGTTGGCATCGCTCATTTTGTTTTCAAGGAACGGCTCAACAGCGCTTTTGTATTTACCATGGCGAATGACTTCCATATGAATACCTGTTTTTTCCTGAAAATCCTTAAAGAACATTACTTCAGAAGAAAGTCCTTTAAAGTCAAGGTCACCAACAGGATTCAAATAAATGGTATTGGCCACTGAGTTCAGATAATATTCTTTTTGAGAATACGTATTAGCATAAGCCAAGACAAATTTCCCTGATTTCTTGAAACTTTCCAGCGCATCTCTCAAAGCTTTATATTGTGCCAGTCCTAAAGAAGACTCATCGTTTAGTATCGAGATTCCTTTAATTTTGTCATCGGTTTTTGCTGCTTCAATAGCATTGACTACATCTGTTAAACCAATTTTTCCATCTTTTGAGAATTGCGTTACCCAGGGGTCTGTAAATTTTCCGGCGTAGTCATTATTGATTCCCTTTAAATCTAATTCAATAACCGAATCAGCCTTTACTGTTACGCTGTCATCGCTTCCAAAAATAGTTCCGATAAGTATTACTCCAAAAAAGAATAACATGATAAAAACAAAAATACCAATTACAGTGGCAACTACATTTCCTAAGAATTTCATAAATATATTTTTTTAATAAGTAGCTAAAACGGACGTTTCGTTACAAATTTTTTGACAAACAAATCGAATTCTCTTTTGAACCCGTCACACAAATATATTGCTAATTCTAAAATAGTTTTAGTTAATTTGCATTAATTATGAAATCACAGCATCAGGTCGTTTTATCTATAGGCAGCAATCAGGGGAACCGGTTGGACAATATCGAAAGTTGTATCAATTTTATACATCAGGAAGTTGGAACAGTAATTAAGGTTTCAAAATTATATGAGACGCCTGCCTGGGGATTCGAAAGTGATGCTTTTTATAATTGTGCGTTGCTTTTGCATAGTAATTCTTCAGCACAAAAGATACTTAGTCAGGTGCTGAAAGTAGAAAAAAAGCTAGGCCGTATACGTTCTGATCATCAGGGGTATCAATCCCGGATTATTGATATTGATCTGATTGTTTTTGATGATCGGATAATTGAAACAGAAAAGTTACAGATCCCGCATCCGCTCATGCAAAACAGGAAGTTTGTTTTATTGCCGATGCAGGATTTGGAATTGAACTGGAAACACCCGGTTCTTCAAAAACAGTTTCTGAATTAGTTGCCATTACACCAGATGACAGTGTTTGTACAGTCGTTCAGGACTTAAAAAATCCATTGGAAGAAATTCCGCTGGAACAATTTAATTATATCGCTTTTGAGGGGAATATTGGTGCAGGAAAAACCACTTTGGTGCAAAAAATCGCTGAAGATTTTAATGCAAAAACCGTTTTAGAACGATTTGCAGATAATCCGTTTTTGCCAAAATTTTATAAAGACCAGAACCGATATGCCTTTCCGTTAGAGATGTCTTTTCTGGCGGATCGTTATCAGCAATTGTCTGATGATTTGGCGCAGTTTGATTTATTTAAAGATTTTGTAATTGCCGATTATCATATTTTTAAGTCGCTGATTTTTGCAAAGATTACACTTGCTGAAGATGAATACCGCCTGTACCGAAACTTGTTTGATATCATTTATAAAGAAATGCCAAAGCCGGATTTGTACGTTTATTTGTATCAGAATACAACAAGACTGCTTCATAACATTAGGAAGCGTGGCCGAAGTTATGAGCAAAATATCCCAGCTGACTATTTGGATAAAATAAATAATGGTTACTTAGAATATATTAAATCCCAAACCGATTTAAATGTTTTGATCATTGATGTTTCAGATCGTGATTTTGTAAAGAAACATGAAGATTATCTTTTTATATTGAATGAAATTCAAAGAGTAATTGGAAAATCAGAAAATGTGTCAATTAGATGATAGTACAGCTAAAATCATCTCTTTTTCTAATTAAGTTTACCGCTTCAAAGAAAAATGTCCTTTAAATAGGGGATTTTTATCATTAATTTTTAAGACATACCAATAATCAGAAGCAGGAAGCGGAATTTTATTAAAATTACCGTCCCAGCTTAATTTATCTCCGCTTAATACTGCTAGTAAATTTCCGTATCGATCAAAAATAGTGACTTGTGCCTGGGGATAATTCTCTATTCCGGTTACTTCCCAAAAATCATTGTGGAGATCGTTATTAGGGGTGAAAAAGGCAGGGAAAACCAAAATAATAAAGGTTTGGGTAACTTGATTAAGGTTGCACAAATTATCTTTTGCTTTTACATAGGCAGTTTGCAAACCACCGGGGATATCATAGAAAGTATTTGAAGTTTGATAATTTACCCCATCTACAGAATATTCAAAATAGTCGGCTTGATTGATCAGATTGATAGTAATGGTTGTGTTATTTACATCAATATTTTTAATAATTGGTTTTTTATGCTCAATAACATTTATGTTTTTCGTACTGGTACAATTTTCAGGATTCGGGCTTGTTACATCAACAGTATAAGTGCCTTTTGTTTTAACCTCGATCGTTTGAGTCGTTTGTCCTGTTGACCATTTGTATATCATTCCGCTTATTTTAGCATCTAATAGAATAGTTTGATTTTCGCATAAAACGATTTCTTCATTATTAACGACAGGAGGGGTATATACAATTATATTTGCAGCGGTACGATTTGAATTGATACAGCTACCATCAGAAGCTTCGGCATAATAAGTTGTATTTACCGAAATGCCTGGAGTAGTAAAATTGGTTCCTGTATAAACGCTTGTTCCGCCTGTTGGATTTGTAAACCAATTGATAACTCCGATATTTGATGTTGCCTGTAGTGTCACAGCTCCTGTTCCGCATCGGTAAACGGTAGAAATCAAAGCTGGAGTATCCGGTGTTTTATTTACAGAAACAGTTACTGTTTTTCGGTTGGTTTCGCAGCCAGCGTCTGCGTAATAAGTTGTTGTTGTATTTATTATTGGGGTTGTAAATGTGTTTCCGGTTGCCAGTAAATTACCTCCAGACTGAGCATCATACCATTTTACAGTACCGGTATTGGAAGCTGCATATAAAGTTAAAGACCCGGAATCACAAATTTGTCCTGGTGTAGTGATCGTAGCCTCAGGAATAGTTATTTGTGTACTGGCAGCAATTTTTAAAGGATATTCACCGGGCATTCCTCCATACTCGACAATATATCCTTTTGGCTGATAAGAATTTCCAGGATCTAAAGAGCCTGTATTTGATAAGTCATTCCACGATCCGGAAATTCCAATATTCGGGGCTGTAATATGGGCATAATCTTCATCTCCCAACTGATTGGGTTCGTTATTGTTCCAAAATGCAAAATTAGGCGTGATTCCGTTAGAAAGGCCATTCCAGAAAATCGTTCCGGTTCCATTATTTGCAAGTCCTTCAGGACCTGTGACCCATTTCCAGATGCCTTCTGTTTCAGCATCGCTTCCGCCAATCCAGCCAGCACCCGACGCCTGTTCACCTGATAATTTTGCTTCATCAGCAGCTGAAATAGTGGTCAAATATCCTTTTAGACCATAATAAGTGCTGTTTTCTGCTGCTGCTTTTGCCTGCGTCCAGGTAATCCCAACATTAGGAACAAATTGATAAAAATGGCCGGTTGAGGGGAGATAATTTGCCTGACCAATAGTGATTGAAAAAGTTTTGGTTCCCGAAGCTGTTGCCGAAGGATTTGAGAAAATAACGTTTTTTACAGCTGCAACAAAATCGCTATACAATACATCAATTCCGGTTGGACTTGACAAGGTCAGTTTCCCGGATGCATCATCCCAGCTCTCGGTAATATTAGAATGTAAAGATGGATTTGAAAGTTTTAATTTATCAAATCCGGCAGCATATCCTGACGAAATTTGAATGTAAACCGCTCTTGTTCCTGTTTCGCTGATGTCATGGGATATAGAAAAATCAGTGACAATATTGATGTCGGTGTTAGTGCAGTATAATTGATTTCCGGCAGCAGT encodes:
- a CDS encoding T9SS type B sorting domain-containing protein; translated protein: MKKTFLLFLFLSGLLCSAQYTSIPDKNFEKALIDLGIDSGPIDRRVLTTNINKITNLDLYGKEISNISGIEDFISLKYLNCDDNELSKVDLSKNTALTELIISANLLTKLDVSKNINLVKLNCLSNQIDNLNVSENLVLTDLNCQHNKLKKLNISNNLALKNLECSYNQLTSLDISKNTSLNSLGCTLNQLTTLNTSNNINLTEFICYRNQLTSLDVSKNLNLTQFLCNANLITNLDLSKNIKLNILDCSNNKLTSLNLKNGHNGLIQILNTKSNPEITCIQVDNAIYSNTSWSVFKDASASYLSNCNIINSTAPVLTAAGNQLYCTNTDINIVTDFSISHDISETGTRAVYIQISSGYAAGFDKLKLSNPSLHSNITESWDDASGKLTLSSPTGIDVLYSDFVAAVKNVIFSNPSATASGTKTFSITIGQANYLPSTGHFYQFVPNVGITWTQAKAAAENSTYYGLKGYLTTISAADEAKLSGEQASGAGWIGGSDAETEGIWKWVTGPEGLANNGTGTIFWNGLSNGITPNFAFWNNNEPNQLGDEDYAHITAPNIGISGSWNDLSNTGSLDPGNSYQPKGYIVEYGGMPGEYPLKIAASTQITIPEATITTPGQICDSGSLTLYAASNTGTVKWYDAQSGGNLLATGNTFTTPIINTTTTYYADAGCETNRKTVTVSVNKTPDTPALISTVYRCGTGAVTLQATSNIGVINWFTNPTGGTSVYTGTNFTTPGISVNTTYYAEASDGSCINSNRTAANIIVYTPPVVNNEEIVLCENQTILLDAKISGMIYKWSTGQTTQTIEVKTKGTYTVDVTSPNPENCTSTKNINVIEHKKPIIKNIDVNNTTITINLINQADYFEYSVDGVNYQTSNTFYDIPGGLQTAYVKAKDNLCNLNQVTQTFIILVFPAFFTPNNDLHNDFWEVTGIENYPQAQVTIFDRYGNLLAVLSGDKLSWDGNFNKIPLPASDYWYVLKINDKNPLFKGHFSLKR